One part of the Ailuropoda melanoleuca isolate Jingjing chromosome 6, ASM200744v2, whole genome shotgun sequence genome encodes these proteins:
- the LOC109489495 gene encoding uncharacterized protein LOC109489495: MPAAQVTRPASASRQPPWGFVPLPGASVPVSDMLAWVPPLLISCQHHFVISLPFRGDSLNFTFQSLLVSSHLCYHVFNYQELYFLNVHLRVILYLSHGFDVLSEDSFFSLSLLVNLISPFFPPICLGLSLGPQRIGPLASQILQKSPSGPAQSHCVRAIVGERRALCIQHSIWRHTAAAFVSSVGPILCFVQKACLTLSREKTSLTSAELREMQEPRSLVSLSLDFLNSSFKPPSPPQVLEGTMSQFLVFEDSLLFHVVLGFGVLRSATLTCPGPSPFHLLKCFVLAVSLLSPCFRIYVFLKEILFLYLLCFNEVLIEEQN, from the coding sequence ATGCCAGCAGCCCAGGTAACAAGGCCTGCATCTGCATCCCGACAGCCGCCGTGGGGCTTCGTCCCTCTTCCCGGAGCTTCAGTTCCCGTGTCAGACATGCTGGCCTGGGTCCCTCCCTTGCTGATCTCCTGTCAGCATCATTTTGTCATTTCGCTACCCTTTCGTGGAGATTCCCTCAACTTCACCTTTCAGTCCCTTCTAGTGAGTTCTCATCTTTGCTACCATGTCTTTAATTATCAAGAACTCTATTTTCTGAATGTCCATCTTCGTGTCATTCTGTATTTGTCTCATGGGTTTGATGTTTTATCTGAAgatagctttttttctttgtcccttcTCGTAAATCTGatctctccattttttccccccatttgtcTTGGTCTCAGTCTTGGCCCTCAGAGGATTGGCCCTCTGGCGTCTCAGATTCTCCAGAAGAGTCCTTCGGGCCCTGCCCAGAGCCATTGTGTGCGGGCCATTGTGGGGGAAAGGCGGGCGCTCTGCATTCAGCATTCAATATGGCGGCACACAGCCGCTGCTTTTGTTTCCAGTGTGGGACCAATCCTCTGCTTTGTCCAGAAGGCCTGTCTTACACTCTCCAGGGAGAAAACTTCCCTGACTTCTGCTGAGTTGAGGGAAATGCAGGAACCCCGGagcttggtctctctctctctagactTCTTGAATTCCTCATTCAAGCCACCCTCTCCACCCCAAGTTCTAGAAGGAACAATGTCTCAGTTCCTTGTATTCGAAGATTCCTTGCTTTTTCATGTTGTTTTAGGATTCGGCGTGCTCAGGTCAGCTACATTAACCTGCCCTGGTCCATCTCCTTTTCATCTTCTGAAGTGTTTTGTGCTGGCTGTTTCGCTACTCTCCCCATGTTTTcgaatttatgtctttttaaaagaaatccttttCCTATATTTACTTTGCTTTAATGAGGTTTTAATAGAGGAACAAAATTAA